A single region of the Candidatus Protochlamydia amoebophila UWE25 genome encodes:
- a CDS encoding leucine-rich repeat domain-containing protein, with protein sequence MNISNFGFNPSYLIHTTAPSYSQSQEINDPVMDENNPLVNPLANTEETGASTIPAPALAPSSEEIQLSFQEGTSLTISHSQLAFLRDKSPYFKNLWSGQFQETLQHPLALTQKEFALLLNCLTNPKFEIPLEEITSAMQLADSYELTEVMKNLEEQLIDGYKTQRFEPFNSTKESLVEFKELLNFAHLYQLNTLKNYLEFTVVSELLNQTSQLAEFERIINHFSKKIERLNFSNQVYLTNAHLLALKDCKNLKALHLEACQALTDDGLEHLTLLTALQHLNLSRCKNLTDAGLAHLTPLTGLQYLDLSHCNKFTDAGLAYLEILTALQHLDLRGCDKITDAGLSHLTPLVALQYLSLSQCWNLTDAGLIHLKPLTALQYLNLSRCNKLTDAGLEHLALLTSLQHLNLSSCKKLTDAGLAHLTPLMALQHLDLSICNKLTDRGLTHLNPLTALQYLNLSQCDNITNAGLEHLIPLTALQYLNLSQCEKLTDAGLEHLTPLTALQQLDLSWCYKLTDAGFAHLTPLTGLQYLDLSHCNKLTDAGLAHLTPLTALQYLDLSNCIKLTDDGLAHLTPLMALQHLNLSSCYKLTDAGFAHLSPLTALQRLDLSYCQNLTDAELAHLTPLTALQRLDLRYCENLTDAGLVHLKLLTDLQYLNLRGCGYLTDAGLAHLTTLSGLQHLDLSSCEKLTDAGLVHLKLLTDLQYLNLSRCENLTDEGLALLTPLTALQHLKLRYCINLTDAGLAHLTPLTGLQRLDLSQCWNLTDAGLIHLKLLTALQHLNLSDTNISPMQD encoded by the coding sequence TTGAATATTTCTAATTTTGGGTTTAATCCTAGTTATCTTATCCATACAACGGCTCCTTCTTACTCTCAATCTCAAGAAATTAATGACCCTGTTATGGATGAAAATAATCCCTTAGTCAATCCTTTGGCTAATACAGAGGAAACTGGTGCGTCAACGATTCCAGCTCCCGCTCTTGCACCTTCATCTGAAGAAATTCAACTAAGCTTTCAAGAGGGAACTTCTCTGACTATTTCTCACTCTCAGCTAGCTTTTTTAAGGGACAAATCGCCCTATTTTAAGAATCTGTGGTCGGGGCAATTTCAAGAAACCCTGCAACACCCTCTCGCTTTGACACAAAAAGAGTTTGCGCTTTTGCTCAATTGCTTAACGAATCCTAAGTTTGAAATTCCCTTGGAAGAGATCACCTCTGCCATGCAGCTAGCAGATTCTTATGAATTGACAGAAGTGATGAAAAATTTAGAAGAGCAGTTGATTGATGGATACAAAACACAAAGATTTGAACCCTTTAACTCCACTAAAGAGAGTTTAGTCGAATTCAAAGAACTTTTAAATTTTGCACATCTTTACCAATTAAATACATTGAAGAACTATTTAGAGTTCACCGTTGTGAGCGAATTGTTAAACCAGACTTCTCAGCTAGCGGAATTTGAAAGAATTATAAATCACTTCTCAAAAAAGATAGAGAGACTTAATTTTTCAAATCAGGTTTATTTAACAAATGCCCATCTTTTAGCATTAAAAGATTGTAAGAATTTAAAAGCACTTCATTTAGAGGCATGTCAGGCTCTCACTGATGACGGTTTGGAGCATTTGACGCTCTTAACGGCTTTGCAGCATCTAAATTTAAGCAGATGCAAAAATCTCACCGATGCAGGATTGGCGCATTTAACACCCTTAACGGGCTTACAGTATCTTGATTTAAGCCATTGCAATAAATTTACCGACGCAGGATTAGCGTATTTGGAAATTTTAACAGCTTTGCAGCATCTTGACCTAAGGGGATGTGACAAAATCACGGATGCTGGATTATCGCATTTGACACCCTTGGTGGCCTTGCAATATCTAAGTCTAAGCCAATGTTGGAATCTCACTGATGCAGGATTAATTCATTTGAAACCCTTGACGGCTTTGCAGTATCTAAATCTAAGCAGATGCAATAAACTCACTGATGCTGGATTAGAGCATTTGGCGCTCTTAACGTCTTTGCAGCATCTAAATTTAAGCAGTTGCAAAAAACTCACCGATGCGGGATTAGCGCATCTGACACCCTTAATGGCTTTGCAGCATCTAGATCTAAGCATATGCAATAAACTCACTGATAGGGGATTGACGCATTTGAACCCCTTGACGGCTTTGCAGTATCTAAATCTAAGCCAATGTGATAATATCACTAATGCTGGATTAGAGCATTTGATACCCTTAACGGCTTTGCAGTATCTAAATCTAAGCCAATGTGAAAAACTCACTGATGCTGGATTAGAGCATTTGACACCCTTAACGGCTTTGCAACAACTAGATCTAAGCTGGTGCTATAAACTCACCGATGCTGGATTTGCCCATCTGACACCTTTAACGGGCTTACAGTATCTTGATTTAAGCCATTGCAATAAACTTACCGATGCAGGATTAGCCCATTTGACACCCTTAACGGCTTTGCAGTATTTAGATCTAAGCAATTGTATAAAACTCACTGACGATGGATTAGCGCATTTGACACCCTTAATGGCTTTGCAGCATCTAAATCTAAGCAGTTGCTATAAACTCACCGATGCTGGATTTGCCCATCTGTCACCCTTAACGGCTTTGCAGCGTCTAGATTTGAGCTACTGTCAGAATCTCACGGATGCAGAATTAGCCCATTTAACACCCTTAACAGCTTTACAACGTCTAGATTTGCGCTACTGTGAGAATCTCACGGATGCAGGATTAGTCCATTTGAAACTCTTAACGGATTTGCAGTATCTAAATCTGAGAGGATGTGGGTATCTTACTGACGCTGGATTAGCCCATTTGACAACTTTATCAGGTTTACAGCATCTAGATTTAAGCAGTTGTGAGAAACTCACGGATGCAGGATTAGTCCATTTGAAACTCTTAACGGATTTGCAGTATCTAAATCTAAGCAGGTGTGAAAATCTCACTGATGAAGGATTAGCCCTTTTGACACCTTTAACGGCTTTGCAGCATCTGAAACTACGCTACTGTATAAATCTCACCGATGCAGGATTAGCCCATTTGACACCCTTAACGGGATTGCAGCGTCTAGATTTAAGCCAATGCTGGAACCTTACTGATGCAGGATTAATTCATTTGAAACTCTTAACGGCTTTGCAGCATCTAAATCTGAGCGATACTAACATTTCACCGATGCAGGATTAG
- a CDS encoding tyrosine-type recombinase/integrase, whose translation MITYSNSIMERLLEHIGGRKGHVFITRFGKPVMINQVAVTFAKAGKEAGIPFKITPHVLRASAVTYLKQQGFQDSDIMRVTGHASSEMVYAYDKSARSDNASKKVNLIP comes from the coding sequence GTGATTACCTATTCAAATAGCATTATGGAAAGGCTTCTAGAGCATATTGGCGGGAGAAAAGGACATGTTTTCATTACGAGATTTGGAAAGCCTGTGATGATCAATCAAGTTGCTGTGACATTTGCCAAAGCTGGGAAAGAGGCCGGTATTCCGTTTAAAATCACCCCGCACGTCTTGAGGGCATCTGCTGTCACGTATCTTAAACAGCAGGGGTTCCAAGACAGCGATATTATGCGTGTGACTGGACATGCTTCCTCGGAGATGGTTTATGCTTACGATAAATCCGCTCGATCAGATAATGCCAGCAAAAAAGTTAACTTAATACCATAG
- a CDS encoding type II toxin-antitoxin system YafQ family toxin, with amino-acid sequence MLKPKNTKQFKKDLKKYEHNKLILKELYLVIAYLLNEQVLPNQYRDHALLGNWQGRRECHIKNDTLLIYKLLPEERAIRFERIGSHSEVLNM; translated from the coding sequence ATGCTAAAACCGAAAAACACAAAGCAGTTTAAAAAAGATTTAAAAAAATATGAACACAATAAACTTATTTTAAAAGAACTGTATCTTGTCATTGCTTATCTTTTAAATGAACAAGTTTTGCCTAATCAATACCGCGATCATGCTCTACTAGGCAATTGGCAAGGCCGTAGAGAATGCCATATTAAAAACGACACATTGTTAATTTATAAGCTGTTGCCTGAGGAGCGAGCCATACGATTTGAAAGGATTGGTTCGCATTCTGAAGTTCTAAATATGTAA
- a CDS encoding leucine-rich repeat domain-containing protein, which yields MNISNFGFNPSHLANTTTPSYPQSQEINDPLVDENNPLDNPLANTEKTSASTIQSSAPSPTSEELQLSFHEGTSLTISHSQLALLREKSLYFKTLWSGNFQETLQHPLALTQKDFVLLLNCLANPKFEIPLEEITSAIQLADYYELTEVVTNLEEQLIDGYKSQRFEPFNSTEESLVRLKELLSFARRCQLNRLKNYLEFTVVSALLNQTVQLAEFERIINHLSDEIKKLNFSENTHLTDAHFSVLKECKNLKALHFEACQILTDAGLAHLKPLTALQHLNLSGCYHLTDVGLAHLTFLTGLQHLDLSQCWHFTDDGLAHLTSLTALQYLALMGCKNLIDAGLAHLKPLTSLQHLNLRGCGYLTDAGLAHLAPLTGLQHLNLSKCENLTDVGLAHLRLLVALQYLNLDNCRKLTDDGLAHLTPVTNLQHLDLSQCWHLTDIGLAHLTPLKSLQHLDLSRCENLTDDGLVHLTPLTALQHLDLSYCYNLTDDGLAHLTPLTTLQHLDLMGCKNLTDDGLAHLTPLIALQYLDLIGCKNFTDDGLARFKNLAASLNLTIIN from the coding sequence TTGAATATTTCTAATTTTGGGTTTAATCCTAGTCATCTTGCCAATACAACGACTCCTTCTTACCCTCAATCTCAAGAGATTAATGACCCTCTTGTGGATGAGAATAATCCCTTAGACAATCCTTTGGCTAATACAGAGAAAACTAGTGCGTCAACGATTCAATCTTCCGCTCCTTCACCTACATCTGAAGAACTTCAACTGAGCTTTCACGAGGGAACTTCTCTAACCATTTCTCACTCTCAGTTAGCTTTGTTAAGGGAAAAATCCCTTTATTTTAAAACTCTTTGGTCAGGAAATTTTCAAGAAACCCTGCAACATCCTCTCGCTTTAACACAAAAAGACTTTGTGCTTTTGCTTAATTGCCTAGCGAATCCTAAATTTGAAATTCCCTTGGAAGAGATTACTTCTGCCATTCAACTAGCTGATTATTATGAACTGACAGAAGTGGTAACAAATTTAGAAGAACAGCTGATTGATGGATACAAATCACAAAGATTTGAACCATTTAACTCCACTGAAGAAAGTTTAGTCAGATTAAAAGAACTTTTAAGTTTCGCGCGTCGCTGCCAATTAAATAGATTGAAGAACTATTTAGAGTTCACCGTTGTAAGCGCCTTATTAAACCAGACTGTTCAGTTAGCAGAGTTTGAAAGAATTATAAATCACCTCTCAGATGAGATAAAAAAACTTAATTTTTCGGAGAATACTCATTTAACAGATGCTCATTTCTCAGTATTAAAAGAATGTAAAAATTTAAAAGCGCTTCATTTCGAGGCATGCCAGATTCTCACGGATGCAGGATTAGCCCATTTAAAACCCTTAACGGCTTTGCAGCATCTAAATCTGAGTGGGTGCTATCATCTTACCGATGTTGGATTAGCCCATTTGACATTCTTAACGGGTTTGCAGCATCTAGATTTAAGCCAATGCTGGCATTTCACTGATGATGGATTAGCGCATTTAACATCTTTAACCGCTTTGCAATATCTAGCTCTAATGGGCTGTAAAAATCTCATCGATGCAGGATTAGCCCATTTGAAACCCTTAACAAGTTTGCAGCATCTAAATCTGAGAGGATGTGGGTATCTTACCGATGCTGGATTGGCACATTTGGCACCTTTAACGGGTTTGCAGCATCTAAATCTAAGCAAGTGCGAGAATCTCACCGATGTCGGATTAGCGCATTTGAGGCTCTTAGTAGCTTTACAGTATCTTAATCTAGATAATTGTAGAAAACTCACTGATGATGGGTTAGCCCATCTGACACCTGTAACGAATCTGCAGCATCTAGATTTAAGCCAATGCTGGCATCTCACCGATATTGGATTAGCCCATTTGACACCCTTAAAGTCTTTGCAGCATCTAGATCTAAGCAGGTGTGAGAATCTCACTGATGATGGATTAGTGCATTTGACACCCTTAACGGCTTTACAACATTTAGACCTGAGTTATTGCTACAATCTCACTGATGATGGATTAGCCCATTTAACACCCTTAACGACTTTACAGCATCTAGATCTAATGGGCTGTAAGAATCTCACTGATGATGGGTTAGCGCATTTAACACCCTTAATTGCTTTGCAATATCTAGATCTAATTGGCTGTAAGAATTTCACCGATGATGGATTAGCACGTTTTAAAAATTTAGCAGCTTCACTCAATCTAACAATTATTAATTAG
- a CDS encoding tyrosine-type recombinase/integrase: MGSNILTCPVRTLNDWLNCSKISEGPLFRPINRHGQIMDKALTSKSVALIIKRNKHLENQKHSFSGHSLRAGFVTTAAISGVPEHMIMKQTGHKSSDTIRRYIRLGNMWTENAATKIGL; the protein is encoded by the coding sequence ATGGGATCAAACATTCTCACTTGTCCTGTCAGAACCTTAAATGATTGGCTTAATTGTTCTAAAATTAGCGAAGGGCCATTATTTCGACCGATCAATCGGCATGGTCAAATCATGGATAAAGCTCTAACTTCCAAATCCGTCGCATTGATTATTAAGCGGAACAAACATTTAGAAAATCAGAAGCATTCATTCTCAGGACATAGCTTACGGGCTGGATTTGTTACAACTGCTGCAATTTCTGGTGTTCCTGAGCATATGATCATGAAGCAAACAGGCCATAAAAGCTCTGATACCATTAGAAGATATATCCGATTGGGAAATATGTGGACAGAAAATGCCGCGACTAAAATTGGTTTATAA
- a CDS encoding ankyrin repeat domain-containing protein, protein MKTIKTLIDHQDRRQGKTPLMHALNRGDLEIISLLLSYDSDIVYLDKDGYSVFHYCVDCNLKVEAKVDILKKLIQCAESSDYPDMIAKAVNAIVTI, encoded by the coding sequence TTGAAAACGATAAAAACCCTTATTGATCATCAAGATCGAAGACAAGGGAAAACACCTTTAATGCATGCTTTAAATCGCGGAGATTTAGAAATTATCAGTCTTCTCCTTTCTTATGATTCCGACATCGTGTATTTAGATAAGGACGGATACTCTGTTTTTCATTATTGTGTAGACTGTAATCTTAAAGTAGAAGCCAAAGTCGATATTTTAAAAAAATTAATTCAATGCGCTGAAAGCAGTGATTACCCTGATATGATTGCAAAAGCAGTCAATGCTATTGTTACAATTTAA
- a CDS encoding DNA/RNA non-specific endonuclease, whose amino-acid sequence MLGIAIGITSQQTPLLRTYTNQFLEPIELSVLVIQVYLSHDGCDGKRYVTYPVIGPQEVAVLTHFFKVLKQENWHGNHEIKAYIFPNQPISSNMPLGEFESTLEKLEKCAGLIFHNNIPLSCPLRKLFR is encoded by the coding sequence ATGCTTGGGATAGCAATTGGGATCACGAGCCAGCAAACTCCTCTGCTACGTACATACACTAACCAATTCCTTGAGCCGATAGAACTATCTGTTTTAGTTATACAAGTGTATCTTTCTCATGACGGATGCGACGGGAAACGTTATGTTACCTATCCAGTTATTGGTCCTCAAGAAGTAGCCGTCCTAACGCATTTTTTTAAAGTATTGAAACAGGAAAATTGGCATGGAAATCATGAAATCAAAGCCTATATTTTTCCGAATCAGCCTATCTCATCAAATATGCCTTTAGGCGAATTTGAAAGCACTCTTGAAAAATTGGAAAAATGCGCGGGATTGATTTTTCACAATAATATTCCTTTAAGCTGTCCTCTTCGAAAGCTTTTCAGATAA